In the Pseudodesulfovibrio alkaliphilus genome, one interval contains:
- a CDS encoding FadR/GntR family transcriptional regulator codes for MEQAMDVKPVSRKGMYGEIVLQIKAMIDRGELRPGDRLPPERRLAGMFAVSRNTVREAIKALAEQELVESRQGAGTFVRSADEARFAATLAGVILRARPSLRDVFEARKLIEPEIAALAARHASPGIIARIEAALDEQERAVRRGETGADHDQLLHGLLAEASGNTVFCEVVKALHEDFIRSRVQALQSQERREASLAAHRTIVEAVRNGHVMQAEKAMRDHLEEIEAIVFARDHRSGA; via the coding sequence ATGGAGCAGGCGATGGACGTGAAGCCGGTGAGCCGCAAGGGCATGTACGGAGAGATCGTGCTCCAGATCAAGGCCATGATCGACCGCGGGGAGTTGCGGCCCGGGGATCGGCTGCCGCCCGAGCGAAGGCTGGCCGGGATGTTCGCGGTCTCGCGCAACACCGTGCGCGAGGCGATCAAGGCCCTGGCCGAGCAGGAGCTGGTGGAGAGCCGCCAGGGCGCGGGAACCTTTGTCCGCAGCGCGGACGAGGCCCGGTTTGCCGCCACCCTGGCCGGGGTTATCCTGCGGGCCAGACCCTCTCTGCGTGATGTCTTTGAGGCCAGAAAGCTCATCGAGCCTGAAATTGCCGCCCTGGCTGCCAGGCACGCTTCGCCCGGCATCATCGCCCGCATCGAGGCCGCTTTGGACGAGCAGGAGCGGGCCGTGCGACGCGGCGAGACCGGGGCCGATCATGACCAGCTGCTGCATGGACTGCTGGCCGAGGCATCGGGAAACACGGTGTTCTGCGAGGTGGTCAAGGCCCTGCACGAGGATTTCATACGCAGCCGGGTCCAGGCGCTTCAGTCGCAGGAGCGGCGGGAGGCATCCCTGGCCGCGCATAGAACCATAGTCGAGGCCGTCAGAAACGGGCACGTCATGCAGGCGGAGAAGGCCATGCGCGACCACCTGGAGGAAATCGAAGCCATCGTCTTTGCCCGGGATCATCGGTCCGGGGCGTAA
- a CDS encoding sulfite exporter TauE/SafE family protein produces the protein MLTTYLLYIVLGAVAGVLAGLLGIGGGLVIVPMLNIAFEWQSFPQEHIQHVALGTSMATIVFTSISSMYAHHRRGAINYPAFWRLAPGIVLGTYLGAMLASALPTGFLKAFFGFFLYYVAGQMLLNIKPKPNRELPGVAGTSVAGTGIGVFSALVGIGGGTLTVPFLSWCNQTMHVSIATAAAVGLPIALSGTAGYVVGGWSVPGIPGPHIGYVYIPAFLGIIAMSMLTAPLGARLAHSLPVDKLKRVFAVLLILVGTRMLWSVFM, from the coding sequence ATGCTGACGACATACCTTCTCTATATCGTGCTCGGGGCCGTGGCCGGCGTCTTGGCCGGACTGCTCGGCATTGGCGGCGGGCTGGTCATTGTGCCCATGCTCAACATTGCCTTCGAGTGGCAGAGCTTCCCGCAGGAGCACATCCAGCACGTGGCCCTGGGCACCTCCATGGCCACCATCGTCTTCACCTCCATCTCCAGCATGTACGCCCACCATCGGCGTGGAGCCATCAACTATCCGGCCTTCTGGCGGCTGGCTCCGGGCATCGTGCTGGGCACCTACCTGGGGGCCATGCTCGCCTCGGCCCTGCCCACCGGGTTTCTCAAGGCGTTCTTCGGCTTCTTCCTCTACTATGTGGCCGGGCAGATGCTTCTGAACATCAAGCCCAAGCCCAACCGCGAGCTGCCCGGCGTGGCAGGTACCTCGGTAGCGGGCACGGGCATAGGCGTGTTCTCGGCCCTGGTGGGCATCGGCGGAGGCACCCTGACCGTGCCCTTTCTCTCCTGGTGCAACCAGACCATGCACGTGTCCATCGCCACGGCCGCAGCCGTGGGGCTGCCCATCGCCCTGTCCGGCACGGCGGGCTATGTGGTCGGCGGCTGGAGCGTGCCGGGCATCCCCGGCCCGCACATCGGCTATGTCTACATCCCGGCCTTCCTGGGCATCATCGCCATGAGCATGCTCACCGCCCCCCTGGGCGCCAGGCTGGCCCACAGCCTGCCTGTGGATAAGCTCAAGCGTGTCTTTGCCGTGCTGCTCATTTTGGTGGGCACGCGGATGCTCTGGAGCGTGTTCATGTAG
- a CDS encoding mechanosensitive ion channel family protein: protein MIAEPITALADAAPALETAIRAAALLAAALIVYLAARLVAVRLARVLVPRSQGVFAAQLMEEGVFARAALLAPAPVLSMGAELFPGSATLLREAVGVYLSVTVVLILLPTVNALVRLYETYEISRRRPIKGYAQLFKLFISILGAVSVIALLLGQSPWGLLSGIGAMTAVLMLIFRDTILSLVAGVQIGANDLLRKGDWIEMPSMAADGDVIDVALHTVKVQNWDKTITAIPTHKFLDTPFKNWRGMTQAGGRRIKRSLLIDLSSIRFADETLLDKLSAVQSLAPHIARRKAEIDEYNARVGADPRSALNGRRMTNIGLFRLYALDYVTNHPGTRADMTLLVRQLQPAAEGGLPLEIYCFTNDTAWSAYEGIQSDLFDHLLAALPHFGLRAYQRDALVDARTAEG, encoded by the coding sequence ATGATTGCAGAACCCATCACGGCACTGGCCGACGCCGCACCGGCCTTGGAAACAGCCATCCGTGCTGCCGCCCTGCTGGCAGCGGCGCTGATCGTCTATCTGGCCGCCCGACTCGTGGCCGTGCGCCTGGCCCGGGTGCTGGTTCCGCGCTCCCAAGGCGTGTTCGCTGCCCAGCTCATGGAAGAAGGCGTGTTTGCCAGGGCCGCGCTACTCGCTCCGGCTCCGGTCCTGTCCATGGGCGCGGAGCTGTTCCCGGGCTCGGCCACCCTGCTGCGCGAGGCCGTGGGCGTCTATCTGTCCGTGACCGTGGTTCTCATTCTCCTGCCCACGGTCAACGCCCTGGTCCGGCTCTACGAGACCTACGAGATATCCCGGCGCAGGCCCATCAAGGGATACGCCCAGCTCTTCAAGCTCTTCATCTCCATCCTCGGCGCGGTGTCGGTCATCGCCCTGCTGCTGGGTCAGTCGCCCTGGGGGCTGCTCTCTGGCATCGGAGCCATGACCGCGGTCCTCATGCTCATCTTCCGCGACACCATTCTCTCGCTGGTGGCCGGGGTGCAAATAGGGGCCAACGATCTGCTGCGCAAGGGCGACTGGATCGAGATGCCCTCAATGGCCGCCGATGGAGATGTCATTGATGTGGCACTGCACACGGTCAAGGTGCAGAACTGGGACAAGACCATCACCGCCATCCCGACTCACAAGTTCCTGGACACGCCCTTCAAGAACTGGCGCGGCATGACCCAGGCGGGAGGACGGCGCATCAAACGCTCCCTGCTCATCGACCTCTCGTCCATCCGGTTCGCCGACGAAACGCTGCTCGACAAGCTTTCGGCAGTCCAGTCACTGGCCCCGCACATCGCCCGGCGCAAGGCGGAGATCGATGAATACAACGCACGCGTCGGAGCCGATCCGCGCTCGGCCCTCAACGGGCGACGCATGACCAACATCGGACTCTTCCGGCTCTACGCCCTTGACTACGTGACCAACCACCCGGGGACACGGGCGGACATGACCCTGCTCGTGCGCCAGCTCCAGCCTGCCGCCGAAGGCGGGCTGCCCCTTGAGATATACTGCTTCACCAACGACACGGCCTGGAGCGCCTACGAAGGCATCCAGTCGGACCTCTTCGACCACCTGCTGGCCGCCCTGCCCCACTTCGGCCTTCGCGCCTACCAGCGCGACGCCCTGGTGGACGCACGAACCGCAGAAGGATGA
- a CDS encoding metallophosphoesterase has translation MAMWSYIVLTVATLLTLYLGWRLIMPLPVGRGRKIAAWLAVGGLLYGQRWVRALREDGADTMLYDGLSWVVFVFLGLVSMVVMFMFLRDLPILAGRTLSLFRRMAAGRISSGRNASAADPGRRRFMLNASNAAIMAVAMPLTGYSIFEARRTPEVVRNDLFVPGLPSGLDGFTIAQMTDTHIGPTLRGGWMRMVVDEINALGADMVVHTGDMVDGSVDSLRRHVAPLADLVAPHGVWMCLGNHEYYAGVEAWMAEVGRLGMRPLVDEHVLVDTGRGRVLLAGVADYTAHRLHPAHLSSPLAAMQGAPGHDVSILLAHQPVSVYEASRAGFDIQLSGHTHGGQFFPWTVAIHLFQPYVRGLHRHDATLLYVNTGTGYWGPPMRLGTAPEITLHTLKAGPGPDVES, from the coding sequence ATGGCCATGTGGTCCTATATCGTCCTGACCGTTGCCACGTTGTTGACCCTGTACCTGGGCTGGCGTCTGATCATGCCCCTGCCCGTCGGACGGGGGCGGAAAATCGCGGCCTGGCTGGCCGTGGGCGGGTTGCTGTACGGTCAGCGCTGGGTGCGCGCCCTGCGCGAGGACGGCGCGGACACCATGCTCTATGACGGTCTCAGTTGGGTGGTCTTCGTTTTCCTCGGTCTGGTCTCCATGGTGGTGATGTTCATGTTCCTGCGCGACCTGCCGATACTGGCCGGGCGTACGCTCTCCCTGTTCCGGCGCATGGCGGCAGGGCGCATCTCTTCGGGGCGAAACGCATCCGCGGCTGACCCTGGTCGGCGGCGCTTCATGCTCAATGCCTCCAACGCGGCCATCATGGCCGTGGCCATGCCGCTCACTGGCTATTCCATTTTCGAGGCCCGGCGGACTCCCGAGGTGGTCCGAAACGATTTGTTCGTTCCTGGATTGCCCTCCGGCCTCGATGGCTTCACTATTGCCCAGATGACCGACACTCACATCGGCCCGACACTGCGGGGTGGCTGGATGCGAATGGTGGTGGACGAGATCAACGCCCTGGGCGCGGACATGGTGGTCCATACCGGCGACATGGTGGACGGGTCTGTGGACTCGCTGCGCAGGCATGTGGCTCCGCTGGCCGATCTCGTGGCTCCTCACGGGGTTTGGATGTGCCTTGGCAACCATGAGTACTACGCCGGGGTCGAGGCGTGGATGGCAGAGGTCGGGCGTCTGGGTATGCGCCCCCTGGTGGACGAGCATGTGCTTGTCGATACCGGCCGGGGCCGCGTGCTGCTGGCCGGGGTGGCCGACTACACCGCGCACCGCCTCCATCCCGCCCACCTCTCCTCGCCCCTTGCGGCCATGCAGGGGGCGCCGGGCCACGACGTGTCCATCCTGCTGGCCCACCAGCCCGTGTCGGTCTACGAGGCCAGCCGGGCCGGGTTCGACATTCAGCTTTCGGGCCACACCCACGGCGGCCAGTTTTTTCCCTGGACCGTGGCCATCCATCTCTTTCAGCCCTATGTGCGCGGTCTGCACCGGCACGACGCCACCCTGCTCTACGTCAACACCGGCACCGGCTACTGGGGACCGCCCATGCGGCTGGGCACTGCCCCGGAGATAACCCTGCACACCCTCAAGGCCGGCCCCGGCCCGGATGTGGAGTCCTAG
- a CDS encoding alpha-hydroxy-acid oxidizing protein: MKETRDKARELMKGYCRVCRVCDGKACAGEVPGMGGLGTAASFKNNVTALARVRLNMRLLHGVTAPDTAVSLLGFDLSMPVLAAPIGGVSFNMGGGVSEEDYIEAVVAGCRNAGVVGCTGDGVPPVIHESGFAAIAGSEGHGIPFIKPWEGAELDEKLDKARATGCTLFGMDVDAAGLITLRQMGRPVSPKTPEELEAIIARVHGWGGKFILKGVMTPDEALLAARVGADAIVVSNHGGRVLDHTPGTAEVLAGVAAAVRGRLTVLVDGGVRDGADVLKMVALGADAVMIGRPISVAAVGGLQEGVEQYLAAVRAQLVQAMILTGSPDMASVSSCILFQD; the protein is encoded by the coding sequence ATGAAGGAAACACGCGACAAGGCAAGGGAGCTGATGAAGGGATACTGCCGGGTGTGCCGGGTGTGCGACGGCAAGGCGTGTGCGGGCGAGGTACCCGGCATGGGCGGGCTGGGCACTGCGGCCTCGTTCAAGAACAACGTCACGGCCCTGGCCAGGGTGCGGCTCAACATGCGCCTGTTGCACGGAGTCACCGCGCCGGACACGGCCGTATCTCTTCTGGGGTTTGATCTTTCCATGCCCGTCCTGGCCGCGCCCATTGGCGGCGTGTCCTTCAACATGGGCGGCGGCGTCAGCGAGGAGGACTACATAGAGGCCGTGGTGGCGGGGTGTCGCAATGCGGGAGTCGTCGGCTGCACGGGCGATGGCGTGCCTCCGGTCATCCATGAGTCAGGCTTTGCGGCCATCGCCGGGAGCGAGGGGCACGGCATTCCCTTCATCAAACCCTGGGAAGGAGCCGAACTGGACGAGAAGCTCGACAAGGCACGGGCCACGGGCTGCACCCTTTTCGGCATGGACGTGGACGCCGCTGGGCTGATCACCCTGCGTCAGATGGGCCGCCCGGTGTCGCCCAAGACCCCGGAAGAGCTTGAGGCGATCATCGCCAGGGTCCACGGCTGGGGCGGCAAATTCATCCTCAAGGGCGTCATGACCCCGGACGAGGCCCTGCTGGCCGCCCGGGTGGGGGCCGATGCCATTGTGGTCTCCAACCACGGCGGGCGCGTGCTGGACCACACTCCGGGCACTGCCGAGGTGCTGGCCGGGGTGGCGGCAGCGGTGCGCGGGCGGCTGACCGTGCTGGTGGACGGCGGTGTGCGCGATGGTGCGGACGTGCTCAAGATGGTCGCCCTGGGTGCGGACGCGGTCATGATCGGCCGTCCGATCTCGGTGGCGGCGGTGGGCGGATTGCAGGAGGGTGTGGAGCAGTATCTGGCTGCGGTCAGGGCGCAGCTGGTCCAGGCCATGATCCTGACCGGATCGCCGGACATGGCGTCCGTGAGTTCCTGCATTCTGTTTCAGGACTAG
- the polA gene encoding DNA polymerase I, which produces MSLKERLPFNADPVYLIDGTALFYRAFYARADLKRADGFPTNAINTTLRVLMNLLRDENPGHVGFIMDGKGPTFRHQLYERYKAQRPAMPEPLAQQIEPVRRGVELLGVRLIVSDGVEADDCICSLAHKYKQERPVVIVASDKDLKQCLDRNVVLLNQAGKADKIITLESFREEEGLEPAQWPDFQAIIGDSADNIPGIPKVGPVTARKIMAICPTLEALRDNCAALPEKLREKVEPELENVFLYRQLTRMKPDCCDFPLGHFALEPMDLDGLHDFLDEYELRGLKRDLPRRPGKTGTPPQVAAPAPRDQFSLFGSPAAAPKQDDEPPVTEVARTDDLPTLAGEEVGLVFENDAFFVGVEGHEYRYTGPADALALALEHASVLATPSVQELLRADPAWGYLLSSQWFDLSLAAYLLDPEARNYTWPRLRQSMFQDGRPEFAQAAEGLHPRSQGLAALAYMNGIRGQVASADLAPLMRDLEIPLIPVLVSMEQAGIGIDLAAFAGFLNDVSGQLDALTRSILDHAGESFNIRSSQQLAAVLFDRLEIKAGGKTATGQRSTANEVLESIRGQHPIVEDILEYRMLEKLRSTYLEPLPKLVGDDGRLHTHFNQLATATGRLSSSRPNLQNIPIRGKYGPRMRACFTAGPGAMLAAADYSQIELRVLAHFSGDPALIDAFRNDEDIHTRTAALLTDKEPQDVLPDERRNAKTINFGLIYGMGPQKLARELAITVNEAKGFIERYFDKLATLKAFYDTVIHEAEARGFVTTLAGRRRLLPELHSRNNQLASQARRQAVNTVIQGSAADIIKMAMVAAHKDKELAALNGRVILQVHDELIVEAPEPNIRPAGERLKAIMQSVAALAVPLKVDLGLGRNWADAH; this is translated from the coding sequence ATGTCCCTCAAGGAACGCCTGCCCTTTAACGCCGATCCCGTCTATCTCATCGACGGCACGGCCCTCTTCTACCGCGCCTTCTACGCCCGCGCCGATCTCAAGCGGGCCGACGGGTTCCCCACCAACGCCATCAACACCACCCTGCGCGTGCTCATGAACCTGCTGCGCGACGAGAACCCCGGCCATGTGGGCTTCATCATGGACGGCAAGGGGCCGACCTTCCGCCACCAGCTCTACGAGCGCTACAAGGCCCAGCGCCCGGCCATGCCCGAACCCCTGGCCCAGCAGATCGAGCCGGTGCGCCGGGGCGTGGAACTGCTTGGCGTCCGGCTCATCGTCTCCGACGGCGTGGAGGCGGACGACTGCATCTGCTCACTGGCCCACAAGTACAAGCAGGAACGGCCCGTGGTCATCGTGGCCTCGGACAAGGACCTCAAGCAATGCCTGGACCGCAATGTGGTCCTACTCAACCAGGCGGGCAAGGCGGATAAAATCATCACCCTTGAGAGCTTTCGCGAGGAGGAGGGGCTCGAGCCAGCCCAGTGGCCCGATTTCCAGGCCATCATCGGCGACTCGGCGGACAACATTCCGGGCATCCCCAAGGTCGGCCCGGTCACGGCCCGCAAGATCATGGCGATCTGCCCCACCCTGGAGGCCCTGCGCGACAACTGCGCCGCCCTGCCCGAGAAGCTGCGCGAAAAGGTCGAACCCGAACTTGAGAACGTCTTTCTCTACCGCCAACTGACGCGCATGAAGCCCGATTGCTGCGACTTCCCTCTGGGCCACTTCGCCCTGGAGCCCATGGATCTGGACGGGCTGCACGACTTCCTCGACGAGTACGAGTTGCGGGGCCTCAAGCGCGACCTGCCCCGGAGGCCCGGCAAGACGGGCACACCGCCTCAGGTGGCCGCGCCCGCACCAAGGGACCAGTTCTCACTCTTCGGCTCGCCAGCCGCCGCCCCCAAGCAGGACGACGAACCGCCCGTGACCGAGGTGGCCAGAACGGACGACCTGCCCACCCTGGCCGGTGAGGAAGTGGGGCTTGTCTTTGAAAATGACGCCTTCTTTGTGGGGGTCGAAGGGCATGAGTATCGTTACACAGGCCCGGCCGACGCCCTGGCCCTCGCCCTGGAACATGCGTCCGTGCTCGCCACGCCGAGCGTGCAGGAACTGCTGCGGGCCGATCCGGCCTGGGGGTATCTGCTCTCATCCCAGTGGTTCGACCTCAGCCTGGCCGCCTACCTGCTCGACCCGGAGGCCCGCAACTACACCTGGCCGCGCCTGCGCCAGTCCATGTTTCAGGACGGCCGCCCCGAATTCGCCCAGGCTGCCGAGGGGCTGCATCCTCGATCCCAAGGGCTGGCAGCTCTGGCCTACATGAACGGCATCCGGGGACAGGTGGCCTCGGCCGACCTCGCCCCGCTGATGCGCGACCTGGAAATCCCGCTCATCCCGGTGCTGGTGTCCATGGAGCAGGCGGGCATCGGGATCGACCTCGCCGCCTTTGCCGGATTCCTCAACGATGTCAGCGGCCAGCTCGACGCCCTGACCCGCTCCATCCTCGACCACGCGGGCGAGTCCTTCAACATCCGCTCAAGCCAGCAACTGGCCGCGGTCCTCTTTGACCGCCTCGAGATCAAGGCGGGCGGCAAGACCGCCACGGGCCAGCGCTCCACGGCCAACGAGGTGCTGGAGTCCATTCGCGGCCAGCACCCCATCGTGGAGGACATCCTCGAATACCGCATGCTGGAAAAGCTGCGCTCCACCTACCTTGAACCCCTGCCCAAGCTGGTGGGCGACGACGGGCGGCTGCACACCCATTTCAACCAACTGGCCACGGCCACCGGGCGCCTCTCCAGCTCCCGGCCCAATCTCCAGAACATCCCCATCCGGGGCAAGTACGGTCCGCGCATGCGCGCCTGCTTCACGGCCGGACCAGGGGCCATGCTGGCCGCGGCCGATTACTCGCAGATCGAGCTTCGGGTCCTGGCCCACTTCTCGGGCGATCCGGCACTCATCGACGCCTTCCGCAACGACGAGGACATCCACACCCGCACCGCGGCCCTGCTCACGGACAAGGAGCCGCAGGACGTGCTGCCCGACGAGCGTCGCAACGCCAAGACCATCAACTTCGGCCTCATCTACGGCATGGGGCCGCAGAAGCTGGCCCGGGAACTGGCCATCACGGTCAACGAGGCCAAGGGCTTCATCGAGCGCTATTTCGACAAGCTCGCCACCCTCAAGGCGTTCTACGACACGGTCATTCACGAGGCCGAGGCCCGTGGCTTCGTCACCACTCTGGCCGGTCGGCGTCGGCTGCTGCCCGAGCTGCACTCGCGCAACAACCAGCTCGCCTCCCAGGCCAGGCGCCAGGCCGTGAACACGGTCATCCAGGGCTCGGCGGCGGACATCATCAAGATGGCCATGGTCGCGGCCCACAAGGACAAGGAGCTGGCCGCCCTGAACGGGCGCGTCATCCTCCAGGTCCACGACGAACTCATCGTCGAGGCCCCGGAACCCAACATCCGCCCGGCCGGAGAACGCCTCAAGGCCATCATGCAGTCCGTGGCCGCCCTCGCCGTCCCCCTCAAGGTGGACCTCGGCCTTGGCCGCAATTGGGCTGACGCGCACTGA